AACTGGAGAATAGTGCAGATACTGAGAAAAAAAGTTATGAGCCCCAGTGTTCTTAAGATTTTCTTTTCAATTGTTTTCTGTCTTATGAGAGAGAAGCTGAATACAAAAAGAAAAAGCGGTATGAAAAGGGATGCATAACCGAATATCTCGAACATGAGACCCGAGCATTCTGCCCCGAAGATTCCCGTGAGGTTCTTATAGCCTTCTTCATTTGCCTGCTCCGAGCTTGCAAAAAACCATGTGGAGTCATTCTTATTATAGGAGATGAGACTGATAGCGAGGAATACGGTAAACCCCAGCAGGAATAGGGCAAACATGTCCCGCCTGATATTGCGTTTCCCCGATGATTCGCCTTTTCCCATTAGTCTCCCTGCTTTTCTTTAGGATGTAAGATTTAATTATAAGTGAAAAAATCGCACCATACAAGGGGAATATTAATCATGGAAAATGGTGAAAGCCGTGAAACTCCTTGACACTACAGGCAGCTTTTTGTATTTTCTTTTAGCGTGAGATTAAATTATTTGCGCATATCTCTTACTTTAAATGAAAGAAAAAGGCAGGTAACTTATGGCAGCCGGCGACAAAATGAATCAGTTCTACAAGAATGTGATGCTATGGGTAATACTCATTGTATTTACCATAATACTGTTCAATGCATTTAACACCCCTAAGGAAACCCAGAAGGAGCTTGACTATTCCTCCTTTCTTCAGCAGGTGAAAGACGGCAAAGTCTCGCAGGTGTCAATACAGGGAAACGACGTTGAAGGGACGCTTTCTGATGGAAGCAAGTTCAAGACCTATACTCCTGATGACCCGGAACTTATCAAGACACTGACAGAGAAGAATGTCCATGTGAAGGCTCTGGCGCCGCCCACAAGCCCCTGGTACATAGTATTCCTTTCATCATGGTTCCCTTTGATAGTCCTCCTTGGGATATGGGTGTTTTTCATGCGGCAGATGCAGATAGGCGGCAACAAAGCGCTTTCCTTCGGCAAAAGCAAGGCACGACTTCTCAATGAAAGCCAGAACAAGGTTACTTTCGATGATGTGGCAGGTGTTGATGAAGCAAAGCAGGAAGTTGAAGAGATAATCGAATTCTTAAAAGATCCCCAGAAATTTCAGAAGCTGGGTGGAAAAATACCAAAGGGAGTTCTGCTGATCGGTTCTCCGGGTACAGGGAAGACTTTGCTTGCCCGCGCCATCGCAGGTGAGGCTGAGGTGCCTTTCTTTACAATCTCCGGGTCCGATTTCGTCGAGATGTTTGTAGGTGTCGGAGCATCAAGGGTGCGCGACCTCTTCGAACAGGGAAAGAAAAGTGCGCCATGCATAATATTCATAGATGAGATTGATGCTGTCGGCCGTCACCGCGGAGCAGGCCTTGGCGGCGGGCACGATGAGAGAGAACAGACTTTAAACCAGCTCCTTGTTGAGATGGACGGCTTTGAATCCAACGAAGGTGTTATATTAATTGCTGCAACGAACCGCCCTGATGTCCTTGACCCGGCGCTGCTGCGCCCCGGCCGTTTTGACAGGCAGGTAGTAGTTGCGCGCCCTGATCTTAAGGGTAGGGTAGGTATTCTCAAGGTCCATACCAAGAAGCTTCCTCTTGACCCTGATGTTGACCTGGAAATTGTTGCAAGGGGAACGCCCGGTTTCTCCGGAGCAGACCTTGCCAATCTGGCAAATGAAGCTGCCCTTTATGCAGCACGGTTCAACAAGGAAAAGGTTGAGATGTCTGACTTTGAACAGGCAAAAGACAAGGTACTCATGGGAGTTGAGAGAAAGAGCATGATAATCAGCGATGAAGAGAAGAAGATTACCGCCTACCATGAAGCCGGACATACTCTCGTCGCAAAGCTTCTGCCCGGCACAGACCCTATACACAAGGTTACAATAATCCCCCGCGGTATGGCTTTGGGACTTACACAGCAGCTTCCAATAGATGAAAGACACACCTATGCCCTGGAATATCTGAAGAACAATATATGTGTTCTTATGGGAGGAAGGCTTGCAGAGGAGCTTATTCTTCAGCAGCCTACAACCGGAGCTGGAAACGATATAGAGAAAGCCAGCGAGCTTGCAAGGAAAATGGTTTGTGAGTGGGGGATGAGCAAGGAGCTTGGCCCTCTGACTTTCGGGAAAAAAGAAGAAGAGATTTTCCTCGGACGCGAGATATCAAAGCACAGGGATTACAGCGAAGGTACTGCAATGTCTATTGACAGGGAAGTAAAAAGGGTGGTCATGGACTGCTACAACCAGGCAAAGTCTCTGCTCATGTCGAGACTCGAAACTCTTCATGCCCTTGCGAATGCACTGCTTGAAAAGGAAGTGCTCGGAAGCGAAGAGATTGAGGCAATCGTGAAAGGGATAAAGCCGGAGATTGTTGCAGAATCAGGTACAGCCGTTTAACAGCATTACTCTGTCAGCAGAACAAGAGTTTCCCTAATTTAGTTAATCAGCAGTTTAAAAACTTTATGACGAGCGAATCCCGCATTTTCTCAGCAGGTAATGTTTCTCTAAATCTTGGTTCCGGCGCGCTGGTTATGGGAGTGCTCAATCTTACCCCTGATTCATTTTATGACGGAGGAAAATACTCTTCAATTGAAGAAGCGGTTTTCGCGGCGCTTAAGATGGAAGATGAAGGGGCGGCAATCATAGATATCGGAGGTGAATCAACACGCCCGGGTAGCGAAAGCGTGCCGGCAGATGTGGAGCTCGCCCGCATAATACCTGTGCTTAAAGAAATAAAAAAAAGAATAAAAATTCCTGTTTCAGTTGACACATACAAATCAAAAGTCGTAGAAGAAGCACTTATGAACGGTGCCGACATGATAAATGATATAAGCGGGTTTACACTGGATCCCAACATGGTTCATATAGCTGCAAAAGCGGGGTGTCCTGTTGTGATAGGGCATATAAAAGGGACACCCAAATCAATGCAGGAAGATGTTTCCTATGATGATGTAGTCGCTGACGTGGTGAGCTCTCTTGAGGAAAAAATTGACCTTGCCGCACAATCAGGAGTAAACAGAGCGTCGCTGATTGTTGATCCCGGGATAGGCTTCGGTAAACGTCTTGAAGATAACTTGCAGATCATAAAAAGGCTTAGGGAATTCAAAAAGCTTGGCTGTCCTGTCCTCGTTGGTTTTTCACAAAAATCATTCATAGGCCGTGTCCTTGATCTTCCGCCTTCAGAAAGGCTTGAGGGAAGCCTTGCTTCAGCCTGTGTTGCGGTCTTAAATGGTGCGGACATAATCCGTGCCCATCATGTTAAAGAGACTGTGAGAGCAGTAAAAATGGTAAAAGCAATAATGGAGTCATAGGGATATCATGGAGCTTCCATTCGGTCTTAGCTATATAGATCTGCTTAAGAACAGCCTCGATATATTCATCGTGGCTTTCATCATCTACAGACTCATGTTGTTTATCAAGGGGACACGAGCCATCCAGATGATCATAGGGTTGATTCTGTTTGGTTTTGTCTATCTCATGTCTTATTATTTCGAGCTTACGACAACGGGCTGGATAATGGAGCATTTCTGGTCTGTGCTCCTTATTGCCCTGATAATAATATTCCAGCCTGAGATAAGACATATGCTCGCCGAGATGGGACAGCGCCCGATTCTTTCTTCTTTTTTCAAATATGAAGAAACGCAGGTGATGGGGGAAATTATCAAGGCGGCGCTCGCACTTTCGAAAACAAGTACAGGAGCGCTCATAGTCATGGAGCGCGAAAAGAGGCTCCGTCCTTACGTAGAAGTAGGCGCGATTCTGACGAGCCGCGTGACTGAAAGATTACTCATTAGTCTGTTTTATCCCGGGTCGCCTCTGCACGATGGTGCTGTGATAATAGGCGGGAACAGGATTTTCGCCGCAGGGTGTTATCTTCCCCTTTCTCTTAATATCAATATCTCGAAGCATCTCGGTACACGTCACCGTGCTGCCGTCGGTATAACTGAAGAAACCGATGCAGTTGTTTTGGTCGTATCTGAGGAGACAGGGAATATTTCCCTTGCAGTCGACGGCAAACTAAACACAAATTTGAGTGAAGAAGCCATCAGGGAGCATATGCAGACTCTTTTCAAGATTGCAAAGAAGGAAGAGAAAAAATGAGAAAATTGCTTTTCGATAATTTTGGACTAAAGGTTTTTTCTTTTCTCCTTGCCTTGACGCTTTGGTTTTATCTTACAATCGAGAAAGGGGCTGAGCTCAATTTCCCTGTGAAGGTGCAGGTAGTGAATCTTCCTGAATCAATGGTAATAGCAGAAGGCGCTGTAAACAATGCTACGATCTGGGTAGGCGGGTTGAGGAGGTCACTTCTTAACCTTACACCCGAAAACATGGTGATCAGGGTTGATCTCAGGGATGCAAGCGAGGGGACTGTTGTATATCCCTTAAAGGCAGATTCTATAAGCCTGCCGCAAAATGTAAATGTTAAGATGATTGTCCCGCAGTTTCTTAATCTCAAGGTTGAGAAGCTGATAAAAAAGAAACTTAAGGTAAGGCCAAAGATAGTTGGGTCTCCTCCACAGGGGTATGAGATTGCAAGTGTCTCTGAATCTCCTGAATATGTAGAGGTAATGGGGAAAAGGAGCGTTATTGAGAAGATGCAGGAAATATTCACATACCCTATAGATGTTTCAGAGCTTAACCAGGCTCTTAATTTTGAAGTACCTGTTGATGTGGATTCTACCGGGCTGAAGATGGCAGGCTCCGGAAGGATGATAAAAGTAAAAATTGTTTTAAAGCAGAAAATTATTTCCAGAGAATTGAGCGAATTGCCTGTAATCCCCGGAAACAAACCCGGAAATAAAAATGAGGAGTCAAGCCTTGATATCGAGCCTTTAACTGTTGCGGTGGAAGTCAGGGGACCAGAAATTTTGGTTGAAAATTTAAAGCGTGAAGATATACAAGTGATTTTCAAAACTGAAAATCTCAGGGAAGGTAAGATATACAGAAAAAAGCCTGATGTCGTTCTTCCCGATGGGATAGAACTGATTGGAATCGTACCTGAGTATTTTAATGTGAAGATGAACAGGAAAGGGTAGGTTAAGATGAAGCTCGGTGTTAATGTTGACCATATAGCAACTTTAAGGCAGGCCAGGAAGGCTCGCGTCCCTGACCCTGTAGAAGCTGCCTTGTCTGCAGAACTTGCCGGGGCAGACGGCATAACAGTGCATTTAAGAAGCGACCGCCGCCACATACAGGAAAGGGATTTTCATTTGCTGCGGCAGATAATAAAAACAAAGCTGAATCTTGAAATGGCAGTAACCCCTGAGATGACTAAGGTCGCTGCCGAGATAAAGCCTGACATGATAACTCTTGTTCCGGAGCGCCCTGAGGAATTGACAACTGAAGGCGGGCTTAATATAGTTTCAAGCTTTAGTGATGTCAAAACACTTCTGTCCGCCCTTGCAGGTAAAGGGATAAAGATCGGAGCTTTTATTGATACCGGAAAAGAGCAGGTTGATGCTGCTTACGAACTCAAGCTTTCCCATGTTGAGATAAATACCGGAAAATATGCTGATGCGATTAATGAAGATGAAAGGCTATCGGAGCTTGAAAAGATAAAGGCCATAGTTAATTATGCTGTGAAAAAAGGGATTACTGTAAATGGCGGACATGGGCTGGATTATAAAAATGTCTGTTCAATAGCCGGGATACATGATATTTATGAGCTGAATATAGGGCATAGTATTATTGCCCGGTCGGTTATTGTGGGAATGTATGAGGCAGTAGCAGAGATGCTGCTTGCAATTAACGATCGTTAAACTTCATCGGAGGTAAACTAAAATGAGTGGTAGTTACAATGTTGCTGTTGCCGGTGCAACGGGAGCTGTAGGCAATGAGATGATAGCAGTACTGGAACAAAGAAATTTTCCCGTAAAAAGCCTTAAACTTCTCGCGTCAGAGAGATCTGTCGGAAAGAAACTGAAGTTTAAAGGAGAAGATATAAAGGTTGAGGTTCTGACCAAAGATTCCTTCAAGGGAATAGACTTTGCCCTTTTCTCCGCCGGAGCTACAAGAAGCAAGGAGTTTTGCCCTGCTGCTGCGGCAAGCGGAGCTGTCGTGATAGATAACAGCAGCGCCTTCAGAATGGATAAGGACATCCCTCTTGTAGTACCGGAGGTGAATCCTGATGCTGCCTTCAGACACAAAGGGATTATTGCCAACCCGAACTGTTCCACTATACAGATGGTCGTGGCATTGAAACCGCTTCATGATTATGCAAAAATCAAGAGGGTTGTTGTAACAACATTCCAGTCTGTTTCAGGTGCCGGCAAAAAGGCAATGGAGGAACTTGCGGAACAGTCAAGAGCAATCCTCAACATGAAGGAGATAAAGAAGAATGTTTTCCCGCACCAGATAGCATTCAACTGTCTTCCTCACATAGATGCATTCCTTGAGAATGGTTATACCAAGGAAGAAATGAAGATGGTCAATGAAACAACGAAAATAATGGAAGACGATTCTATAAAAGTTTCCGCTACGACCGTAAGGGTCCCGGTTTTTGTCGGACATTCGGAATGCGTGAATGTGGAATTTGTAAGGGAGATTTCGCCTCAAAAGGCAAAAGAGCTTCTCAAGAATTTCCCGGGCATAGTTCTTCTTGATGATGTTTCTAAGTTTGAATATCCACTGGCAATAAACATTGCAGGGACAGATCCGGTCTATGTGGGAAGGGTGAGAGGAGATAACTCCGTTCTCTATGGCATTAATATGTGGGTAGTTGCTGACAACCTGAGAAAAGGTGCTGCAACCAATGCCGTGCAGATCGCGGAACTGTTTATAAAACATTAAGCAAGTGAAAAAAGAACAAATCAAAAATTCCCTTTTACTTCCCCATTTCTCAGGGGAAGGGAGGGGAATTTGGTGAGGATACCAAGAGAGTTAACTATAACAATGAACCTTGCCAACTGGATTACTATATTCAGGATACTGCTTGTCCCTTGTTTTGTTATTCTTTTGCTATACGGAAGAGAGTTTGCAGCGCTTGGTGTATTTTGTGTTGCAGGAATTACAGATGGGATAGACGGATATATAGCGAGATCAATGGGGCTCAAAACAAAGCTTGGTTCTTATCTTGACCCTCTGGCTGACAAACTGCTCCTCGTCTCATCATTTGTTGTATTCTCAATAAAATATCCAAAGATAGTCCCTGTATGGCTCACTGTTTTAGTCTTAAGCAGGGACCTTCTCATAATAATAGGAGTTGTGATACTTCAATTCGTGATTGCCAGTCCAAGGATTGAGCCTTCCTTCCTCGGGAAAACAACTACAGCGGTTCAGATATTGATGATCTTCTTCTCTCTTCTTTTAGGGACTATCAATGCAGACGCACTTCCTCTGGTAATCGGCTTTTTCATAGGTCTTACGGCTCTTTTTACGATTGTTTCAGGGCTTCAGTATGTCTTGATTGGAACACGCCAGATCAATGGCGGATAAAGGGATTATCTCCCTTTCTGAATTTGAATTTTAAAGGCACTCCCTTTAGGTTATATGCATTCCGCAGTTTCTTCTCTATATACCTCACATAGTTTTTTTCTACTTCTGCAGGTTGGTTTGAGAATATCTGAAATATCGGGGAGTTTGCTGGAAGCTGATGGATGTATTTGAGTTTCACCGGCTTGCCGGTTGCCATGGGATGAGGATGCTCTATGCCGACTTTTTTTAAAATGGAATTCAAATCCGGTGTTGAAAATTCTGTTTTCATCCTCTTGGCGAGAGCATGCACTTCTGGAAATATCTTTTCAGTCCCTTTGCCTGTCATGGCTGACACGTTCAGTATTATGGCATAATCAAGATTGCCGAGCCTGAATTTTATTTCTTTTTTGTATTCATCTGCAGATGTCTTTTGATTTCCTACAAGGTCCCATTTGTTGCACAGCACTATAAATCCGCGCCCCTCGTCGTGTATGAGGTTTGCTATCTTTAAGTCCTGATCTGTTATTCCCTCGGAAGCATCTATGACAAGAAGCGCTATATCGCTCCTTCTTATACTTTTTATGGCAGTAAGAGAACTCTCTTTTTCCAGGTCTGTTGATATTCTCATCCTCTTTCTTATGCCGGGTGTGTCAACTATTATGAAATCCTTTTTTCCGAATGATGCGTGGACGTCTATGTTGTCTATCGTTGTCCCGGGTATTTCGCTTACTATCACTCTTTCCCATCCCAGAAGCCTGTTGGTGAGAGAGGATTTGCCGACATTGGGGCGTCCCACAAATGACATTTTAACTTCTGAGGAAAGATCAGAAATGGGCTGCTCGGTGTGTTCTTCGAGAAGTTCTTCTATGCGGTAAATGAGCTCATATATCCCGTCGCGGTGCTCGGCAGATAAGAAAAGAAAATTATCGAAGCCAATATTATAAAACTCGTTCTTGATGAGATTGCTTATTTTTAAATCAGATTTGTTCACGACAGGCACTATTGGTTTCCCTGACTTTCTTATGAGATCTGCAAGCTCTCTGTCCATGGGAAGGAGTCCGTCTCTTCCATCTATAAGAAAGATAAGAATATCAGAATCATCTATTGCCTTTAGGGTCTGCTCGCGTACAAGCGATTTCATGCGGGAATTGCCTTCATCAAATCCTCCGGTATCAACAAGAAGGAATTGCTTTGATACGGTCTTAACCACCGCTTCAATTCGGTCCCTTGTAGTGCCGGGCGTTTTGCTCGTTATTGCCTTACGGAAACCTGCAATAACATTAAAAAGCGTGGATTTGCCGACATTGGGGCGGCCTATTATTGATATTCTTTTTAGTTTCATAAAAATAAAAAAGCAGGGGATTTTACCCCTGCTTTCAATTTAAATTTTATTTACAGCTATCTTATGATTGTGTTTGCTCTGTTTTCTCACCGGCTGCATCAACCATCTTTTTAAGCTCTTTGCCAGCCCTGAAGAAAGGAACCCTCTTTGGCGGGACATGAACTTTATCTCCTGTCAGAGGATTTCTCCCGTCACGCGTATTGCGGTTGCGGACGGTGAAAGAACCAAACCCTCTTATCTCAACCTTATCATTACTCACAAGAGATTGTTTGATGTTTTCAAGCATGCAGTTTACAACTCTTTCAGTCTGTTTCTTGTTAAGAAATGTGAGCTTTTCAGAAACAGCCTCGATAAGTTCTGCCTTAGTCATAAAGATTTCCTCCTGGCATTATTTATCTGATTTCAAATCATTGTTGTTGATGAGCGACTCAAGCTTGGGTGCAAATTTTTCCTGTCCCTGAAGATAATCACTGACTTCCTGTCTTTCCGCGTCTTCAGAAAGCGCCCTGATGCTCAATCCTATCTTTTTCTCATCACTGTCTATCCTGATAATCTTTGCTTCAATCTCTTCGCCTATTGAGACAACTTCTTCCGGTCTGGAGATATTCTTGACGCTCAGCTCAGATATGTGGATGAGACCTTCTATCCCTTCTTCGATTTCAATGAATGCCCCGAAGTTTGCAAATTTTATTATTTTCCCTTTGACCTTGTTGCCGACCCTGAACTTGGAAGCTGCTTTTTCCCATGGATCCGGCTCAAGCTGCTTTAAGCCCAAAGATACTCTTTCATTTTCTCTGTCAATACTCAATACTTTTGCGTTGAGTATATCGCCCTTCTTTATTATGTCAGAGGGGTGTTTTATCTTTTTGCTCCAGCTTAGATCCGAGATATGGATTAGCCCGTCAATACCTTCCTCAAGGCCTATGAATACGCCGAAGTCTGTAATGCTCTTTACTTCGCCTTCAACTATGGAACTGATAGGATATTTTTTCTCTATCAGATCCCATGGGTTCGGTTCACACTGTTTGAGACCCAGTGATATTTTTTTGCCTTCCTTGTCAACGCTTAAAACTATGGATTCTACGATATCGCCGACAGCAAGGAGTTTGGACGGGTGTCTTACCTTCTTGGTCCATGACATTTCAGATATATGGATAAGACCTTCAACGCCTTTTTCAAGCTCGACGAAGGCACCATAATCAGCAATGCTTACGATCTTCCCTTTTACTTTTGTCCCTATCTGGTACTTTGCTTCAACCTCATTCCATGGATTCTCTGTTATCTGTTTAAGCCCGAGCGATACTTTCTCAGAATCGCGATCAAGCTTAAGTATCTTTACAGTAACATCATCTCCAAGTTTGAACATCTCTGAGGGATGGTTTATCCTTCCCCATGTCATATCTGTGATATGGAGAAGTCCGTCAATACCACCGAGATCAATGAACACACCGTATTCAGTTATGTTCTTAACTATCCCTTTTATGACTTCCCCTTCCTTTATCTTTTCCATGGTAAAGGCTTTTTTCTTCTCTCGGTCTTCTTCAAGAATCTTGCGTCTCGAGATTACTATGTTCCCTCTTTTGTGGTTAACATTGATTATCTTGAAATCATATGTCCTTCCGCAAAGGTCGTCCATGTTCTTTACGGGACGCAGGTCTATTTGGGAACCCGGCAGGAACGCCTTTATCCCGATGTCAACTGTCATGCCTCCTTTGATGCGCGACATGACTTTCCCCTGTATCACTTCATTAGTTTCGTATGCTTTTATGAGGGTCTGCCATACCTTGACCTTCTGTGCTTTTTCTCTGGAGAGAACTATC
The DNA window shown above is from Candidatus Schekmanbacteria bacterium and carries:
- a CDS encoding ATP-dependent metallopeptidase FtsH/Yme1/Tma family protein — protein: MNQFYKNVMLWVILIVFTIILFNAFNTPKETQKELDYSSFLQQVKDGKVSQVSIQGNDVEGTLSDGSKFKTYTPDDPELIKTLTEKNVHVKALAPPTSPWYIVFLSSWFPLIVLLGIWVFFMRQMQIGGNKALSFGKSKARLLNESQNKVTFDDVAGVDEAKQEVEEIIEFLKDPQKFQKLGGKIPKGVLLIGSPGTGKTLLARAIAGEAEVPFFTISGSDFVEMFVGVGASRVRDLFEQGKKSAPCIIFIDEIDAVGRHRGAGLGGGHDEREQTLNQLLVEMDGFESNEGVILIAATNRPDVLDPALLRPGRFDRQVVVARPDLKGRVGILKVHTKKLPLDPDVDLEIVARGTPGFSGADLANLANEAALYAARFNKEKVEMSDFEQAKDKVLMGVERKSMIISDEEKKITAYHEAGHTLVAKLLPGTDPIHKVTIIPRGMALGLTQQLPIDERHTYALEYLKNNICVLMGGRLAEELILQQPTTGAGNDIEKASELARKMVCEWGMSKELGPLTFGKKEEEIFLGREISKHRDYSEGTAMSIDREVKRVVMDCYNQAKSLLMSRLETLHALANALLEKEVLGSEEIEAIVKGIKPEIVAESGTAV
- the folP gene encoding dihydropteroate synthase; protein product: MTSESRIFSAGNVSLNLGSGALVMGVLNLTPDSFYDGGKYSSIEEAVFAALKMEDEGAAIIDIGGESTRPGSESVPADVELARIIPVLKEIKKRIKIPVSVDTYKSKVVEEALMNGADMINDISGFTLDPNMVHIAAKAGCPVVIGHIKGTPKSMQEDVSYDDVVADVVSSLEEKIDLAAQSGVNRASLIVDPGIGFGKRLEDNLQIIKRLREFKKLGCPVLVGFSQKSFIGRVLDLPPSERLEGSLASACVAVLNGADIIRAHHVKETVRAVKMVKAIMES
- a CDS encoding TIGR00159 family protein; the protein is MELPFGLSYIDLLKNSLDIFIVAFIIYRLMLFIKGTRAIQMIIGLILFGFVYLMSYYFELTTTGWIMEHFWSVLLIALIIIFQPEIRHMLAEMGQRPILSSFFKYEETQVMGEIIKAALALSKTSTGALIVMEREKRLRPYVEVGAILTSRVTERLLISLFYPGSPLHDGAVIIGGNRIFAAGCYLPLSLNINISKHLGTRHRAAVGITEETDAVVLVVSEETGNISLAVDGKLNTNLSEEAIREHMQTLFKIAKKEEKK
- a CDS encoding pyridoxine 5'-phosphate synthase produces the protein MKLGVNVDHIATLRQARKARVPDPVEAALSAELAGADGITVHLRSDRRHIQERDFHLLRQIIKTKLNLEMAVTPEMTKVAAEIKPDMITLVPERPEELTTEGGLNIVSSFSDVKTLLSALAGKGIKIGAFIDTGKEQVDAAYELKLSHVEINTGKYADAINEDERLSELEKIKAIVNYAVKKGITVNGGHGLDYKNVCSIAGIHDIYELNIGHSIIARSVIVGMYEAVAEMLLAINDR
- a CDS encoding aspartate-semialdehyde dehydrogenase, with product MSGSYNVAVAGATGAVGNEMIAVLEQRNFPVKSLKLLASERSVGKKLKFKGEDIKVEVLTKDSFKGIDFALFSAGATRSKEFCPAAAASGAVVIDNSSAFRMDKDIPLVVPEVNPDAAFRHKGIIANPNCSTIQMVVALKPLHDYAKIKRVVVTTFQSVSGAGKKAMEELAEQSRAILNMKEIKKNVFPHQIAFNCLPHIDAFLENGYTKEEMKMVNETTKIMEDDSIKVSATTVRVPVFVGHSECVNVEFVREISPQKAKELLKNFPGIVLLDDVSKFEYPLAINIAGTDPVYVGRVRGDNSVLYGINMWVVADNLRKGAATNAVQIAELFIKH
- the pgsA gene encoding CDP-diacylglycerol--glycerol-3-phosphate 3-phosphatidyltransferase; protein product: MNLANWITIFRILLVPCFVILLLYGREFAALGVFCVAGITDGIDGYIARSMGLKTKLGSYLDPLADKLLLVSSFVVFSIKYPKIVPVWLTVLVLSRDLLIIIGVVILQFVIASPRIEPSFLGKTTTAVQILMIFFSLLLGTINADALPLVIGFFIGLTALFTIVSGLQYVLIGTRQINGG
- the der gene encoding ribosome biogenesis GTPase Der; translated protein: MKLKRISIIGRPNVGKSTLFNVIAGFRKAITSKTPGTTRDRIEAVVKTVSKQFLLVDTGGFDEGNSRMKSLVREQTLKAIDDSDILIFLIDGRDGLLPMDRELADLIRKSGKPIVPVVNKSDLKISNLIKNEFYNIGFDNFLFLSAEHRDGIYELIYRIEELLEEHTEQPISDLSSEVKMSFVGRPNVGKSSLTNRLLGWERVIVSEIPGTTIDNIDVHASFGKKDFIIVDTPGIRKRMRISTDLEKESSLTAIKSIRRSDIALLVIDASEGITDQDLKIANLIHDEGRGFIVLCNKWDLVGNQKTSADEYKKEIKFRLGNLDYAIILNVSAMTGKGTEKIFPEVHALAKRMKTEFSTPDLNSILKKVGIEHPHPMATGKPVKLKYIHQLPANSPIFQIFSNQPAEVEKNYVRYIEKKLRNAYNLKGVPLKFKFRKGDNPFIRH
- a CDS encoding integration host factor subunit beta, with amino-acid sequence MTKAELIEAVSEKLTFLNKKQTERVVNCMLENIKQSLVSNDKVEIRGFGSFTVRNRNTRDGRNPLTGDKVHVPPKRVPFFRAGKELKKMVDAAGEKTEQTQS
- a CDS encoding 30S ribosomal protein S1, which translates into the protein MDAVREDSLDLSTDEEIKELSREEMELLYADTLKDFQEGNVITGIIIAIQPEYVTLDVGYKSEGIVPTHEFRSEAGDMPKLNVGDKVDVYLDLIEDQDGQIVLSREKAQKVKVWQTLIKAYETNEVIQGKVMSRIKGGMTVDIGIKAFLPGSQIDLRPVKNMDDLCGRTYDFKIINVNHKRGNIVISRRKILEEDREKKKAFTMEKIKEGEVIKGIVKNITEYGVFIDLGGIDGLLHITDMTWGRINHPSEMFKLGDDVTVKILKLDRDSEKVSLGLKQITENPWNEVEAKYQIGTKVKGKIVSIADYGAFVELEKGVEGLIHISEMSWTKKVRHPSKLLAVGDIVESIVLSVDKEGKKISLGLKQCEPNPWDLIEKKYPISSIVEGEVKSITDFGVFIGLEEGIDGLIHISDLSWSKKIKHPSDIIKKGDILNAKVLSIDRENERVSLGLKQLEPDPWEKAASKFRVGNKVKGKIIKFANFGAFIEIEEGIEGLIHISELSVKNISRPEEVVSIGEEIEAKIIRIDSDEKKIGLSIRALSEDAERQEVSDYLQGQEKFAPKLESLINNNDLKSDK